Proteins found in one Lysinibacillus fusiformis genomic segment:
- a CDS encoding M23 family metallopeptidase: MHRHFTFLFTFLFLGIMLYPTASLAKEDLTEEEILQQRMSYYVQFDELLIPWHFLAAIDQYERNLQSVRKDIPKREGYLAIQFSDEYWSGALNPVKEDTSPETISYFGGMGLDGNHDGLASPKDDEDVIFSMASYLGKFGTTDEDFKLALWEYYGSEEAVNQIFTISTLYRHFKTIELDAHTFPLNIRSDYSYKGTWGANRGWGGRRIHEGTDIFASYGTPVLSTSYGIVEVKGWNQFGGWRIGIRDNHNSYHYYAHLGSYHKEIEVGTIVKPGTVLGYVGSSGYGKEGTSGKFPPHLHYGIYKFNGRTEWAFDPYPSLLQWERQAKKQKQ; encoded by the coding sequence TTGCATCGCCATTTTACATTTCTTTTCACATTTTTATTTTTAGGGATAATGCTGTACCCTACTGCCTCTTTGGCAAAGGAGGATCTAACAGAAGAAGAAATTTTACAGCAGCGCATGTCCTATTATGTACAATTCGATGAATTACTCATTCCTTGGCACTTTTTGGCTGCTATCGATCAGTATGAAAGAAATTTACAATCTGTCCGTAAAGACATCCCTAAACGAGAAGGCTATTTGGCTATCCAATTTTCTGATGAATACTGGTCAGGCGCTTTAAATCCTGTAAAGGAAGACACTTCTCCTGAGACAATTAGCTATTTCGGAGGAATGGGCCTTGATGGTAATCACGATGGGCTCGCTAGTCCAAAGGATGATGAGGATGTCATTTTTTCGATGGCTAGTTATTTAGGGAAATTTGGAACGACTGATGAAGATTTTAAATTAGCATTATGGGAATATTATGGAAGCGAAGAAGCAGTCAATCAAATATTTACCATCTCCACATTGTACAGACATTTTAAAACAATTGAACTTGACGCACATACTTTCCCACTAAATATTCGCTCTGATTACAGTTACAAGGGCACATGGGGCGCCAATCGAGGTTGGGGTGGTCGCCGAATTCATGAGGGAACTGATATTTTTGCAAGCTATGGAACGCCAGTGTTATCAACCTCTTATGGAATTGTCGAGGTAAAAGGATGGAATCAATTTGGTGGCTGGCGTATTGGTATTCGCGACAATCATAATTCCTACCACTATTATGCCCACCTCGGTAGCTATCATAAGGAAATTGAAGTCGGTACAATTGTAAAACCTGGTACTGTTCTTGGCTATGTGGGAAGCTCTGGATACGGAAAAGAAGGTACATCTGGTAAATTCCCTCCACACCTTCATTATGGGATTTATAAATTTAACGGAAGAACCGAATGGGCTTTCGATCCTTATCCTTCCTTACTCCAATGGGAGCGGCAAGCAAAAAAACAAAAACAGTAG
- a CDS encoding methyl-accepting chemotaxis protein codes for MKGIIKFKTLKARILSAFILLLVLVVSFTTYTYNSNTSMERQAKDLVKEDLVVLNASKNLALSMSVRLSAALNYVLTGDEKYKESFDEYRKMAEENNAILDKYEKSDEREKLVEIARDWSTLVNTEVFDIYQKGNKELALENLMDTHQLVTKVRYGYEKLADDRAEAITAVGNDVVSTSSENRTIGIAFSLILTIAGILIAIITASTISKPVTVVANRMKELANGNLQLEPLPVKTRDEIGTLMVAANDMNEKLKQTIRSIYTVSETVAASSEELAQSSNEVQAGTEQITVTMQELASGTETQASTTGDLAETMTAFKRSIHETTQEGIELSKHSSHVQNLTVSGKILMVQSTKQMATINEIVLDSVKKVENLNEQSAEISKLVSVIDDISNQTNLLALNAAIEAARAGEHGKGFAVVADEVRKLAEQVQFSVTDIATIVHRIQGETGNVTSALQTGYEEVKRGTTQLDQTNETFEKISDAVEDMIDNITTISTNLNQLAQNSETINASIDDMASISQESAAGVEQTTATVEETAATMDEIARSANQLAGMAEELNTQLQQFKI; via the coding sequence ATGAAGGGCATTATCAAGTTTAAAACACTTAAAGCTCGAATTTTAAGTGCATTTATTCTTTTGTTAGTTTTAGTAGTTAGCTTTACAACCTACACTTACAATTCCAATACAAGTATGGAAAGACAAGCAAAAGATTTAGTAAAAGAAGATTTAGTAGTTTTAAATGCAAGTAAAAATTTAGCACTGTCCATGAGTGTCCGTCTATCTGCAGCGTTAAATTATGTGTTGACAGGTGACGAAAAATACAAAGAATCGTTTGATGAGTATCGCAAAATGGCTGAGGAAAACAATGCTATTCTAGACAAATATGAAAAATCAGATGAACGCGAAAAACTAGTAGAAATAGCCCGTGATTGGAGTACCCTTGTTAATACGGAGGTATTTGATATCTATCAAAAAGGCAATAAGGAATTAGCTTTAGAAAATTTAATGGATACACATCAACTCGTAACGAAAGTGCGTTATGGTTATGAAAAACTGGCAGATGATCGTGCTGAAGCCATTACAGCTGTTGGTAATGATGTTGTATCAACTAGCTCAGAGAATCGAACAATTGGTATCGCTTTTAGTTTGATTCTAACAATAGCTGGTATTCTAATTGCCATTATCACAGCTAGTACCATATCTAAACCTGTTACAGTCGTAGCCAATCGAATGAAAGAATTAGCAAATGGAAATTTACAACTAGAGCCACTACCTGTAAAAACAAGAGATGAAATCGGAACGTTAATGGTAGCAGCTAATGACATGAACGAAAAATTAAAACAAACAATCCGCTCTATCTATACGGTTTCTGAAACAGTAGCAGCTAGTAGTGAAGAGCTTGCTCAATCATCGAATGAAGTACAAGCAGGTACTGAGCAAATTACAGTAACGATGCAAGAGCTTGCATCAGGTACAGAAACACAAGCCTCCACAACAGGTGATTTGGCAGAGACAATGACAGCATTCAAGCGTAGCATTCATGAAACTACACAAGAGGGCATTGAGTTAAGCAAACATTCTAGTCATGTTCAAAATTTAACAGTTTCTGGAAAAATCTTAATGGTGCAATCTACCAAACAAATGGCTACAATAAATGAAATTGTATTAGACTCTGTGAAAAAGGTGGAAAATTTAAATGAGCAATCTGCTGAAATTTCCAAGCTTGTGTCTGTTATCGATGATATTTCAAACCAAACAAATTTACTTGCATTAAATGCAGCAATTGAAGCAGCACGAGCAGGTGAGCATGGCAAGGGCTTTGCTGTTGTAGCAGATGAAGTCCGAAAGCTTGCTGAACAAGTACAGTTCTCTGTCACGGATATTGCAACAATTGTCCATCGTATTCAAGGTGAGACGGGCAATGTTACATCTGCCCTCCAAACTGGCTATGAGGAAGTAAAAAGAGGAACAACCCAGCTCGATCAAACAAATGAAACATTTGAAAAAATTTCTGATGCTGTTGAGGATATGATTGATAATATTACAACCATTTCAACGAATTTAAATCAGCTTGCTCAAAATTCTGAAACCATTAATGCTTCTATTGATGATATGGCCTCTATTTCGCAAGAATCTGCTGCTGGTGTTGAGCAAACAACAGCGACTGTAGAGGAAACGGCCGCTACAATGGATGAAATCGCTAGAAGTGCAAATCAGCTTGCTGGCATGGCCGAGGAATTAAATACGCAGCTACAGCAATTTAAAATTTAA
- a CDS encoding sodium:solute symporter family protein, with the protein MLNIIIFCLYLLFIYYIGYKGYKRVNTAEDLIVAGWSMPLSVVTGSLVAALLAAPFFFAAVGSGYTSGGFEGSATMGGLGTCMILGALIWTKPLRRLKGWTLADYYGLRYGSKKLGAYTGVVMAIAFGVFNAAALTVGGTYIIQQLLQIDFIPAALLFVSLTAIYSVIGGLWAVAYTEIVQGALAVAGILGITIFILFYYPDVTFNPEWWNIGTLFEKAGAEFWTLYLVLALGDIPAVDLGQRVAAAKSPRVAQRSMIIAGIIVIAISWIPGMLGEAFKSIYPESSNPETLMLTFAQGYFPPLLAAIFLTAMAAMGMSTVAACYVATSGIVTKNIYLDFINRNPDPKKLLRFSRSIILASALLGLVLAVSFQKVIDLAYLAWDIIFVTIFWPIVLGPFWKRVSTPAVWASISVGLVYYIVTSLTFVPSLTIQSQGFIGLLNELWQAPVFSGVVITGITIVVVSLLVPPSEHVLEMHKIEKDKTLDDVSSKEELMGR; encoded by the coding sequence ATGTTAAATATTATTATCTTTTGCTTATACTTATTATTTATCTATTACATTGGCTATAAAGGCTATAAGCGTGTCAACACTGCTGAGGATTTAATTGTTGCTGGCTGGAGCATGCCTTTATCCGTTGTAACGGGTAGTTTAGTCGCTGCCCTACTAGCTGCCCCATTCTTTTTTGCAGCAGTAGGTTCAGGTTATACAAGCGGTGGCTTTGAAGGATCGGCAACAATGGGTGGTTTAGGGACTTGTATGATTCTTGGAGCACTCATTTGGACAAAACCATTACGACGTTTAAAGGGCTGGACATTAGCAGATTACTACGGTTTACGCTATGGCAGCAAAAAGCTAGGAGCCTATACAGGAGTCGTTATGGCAATTGCTTTTGGTGTTTTTAATGCAGCGGCGTTAACAGTTGGTGGTACCTATATTATTCAGCAATTGTTGCAAATTGATTTTATTCCTGCGGCACTTCTATTTGTATCACTAACGGCTATTTATTCGGTTATAGGAGGTTTATGGGCTGTAGCCTATACTGAAATCGTGCAAGGTGCGCTTGCAGTAGCCGGTATTTTGGGTATTACCATTTTTATTTTGTTTTACTATCCAGACGTTACATTTAATCCTGAGTGGTGGAATATCGGTACATTATTTGAGAAGGCAGGAGCAGAGTTTTGGACTTTATATCTTGTACTAGCACTTGGAGATATCCCTGCAGTTGATCTTGGGCAGAGGGTAGCTGCTGCGAAAAGTCCACGAGTGGCACAGCGCAGTATGATAATTGCAGGTATTATTGTCATTGCAATTAGCTGGATTCCAGGGATGCTAGGGGAAGCCTTCAAGTCTATTTATCCTGAGAGCTCTAACCCAGAAACATTGATGCTTACCTTTGCACAAGGTTATTTTCCGCCCTTATTAGCAGCTATTTTCTTAACAGCCATGGCAGCCATGGGGATGTCTACAGTAGCTGCATGTTATGTAGCAACTTCGGGGATTGTGACAAAGAATATCTATTTAGATTTTATTAATCGTAACCCTGATCCTAAGAAGCTATTAAGATTTTCACGATCTATTATTCTAGCTAGTGCTTTATTAGGTTTAGTGCTAGCTGTAAGCTTCCAAAAAGTCATTGATTTAGCTTATTTAGCATGGGATATTATTTTCGTGACAATATTCTGGCCAATCGTTTTAGGACCATTTTGGAAACGTGTGAGTACACCGGCAGTTTGGGCAAGTATTTCTGTTGGCTTAGTTTATTACATTGTGACATCACTAACATTCGTACCTAGTCTGACAATCCAATCACAAGGCTTCATAGGTCTATTAAATGAATTATGGCAGGCTCCTGTATTTTCAGGTGTTGTGATAACGGGTATCACGATTGTCGTGGTGAGCTTACTAGTACCACCATCTGAGCATGTTCTTGAGATGCACAAAATAGAAAAAGATAAAACATTAGACGACGTAAGTAGTAAAGAAGAGTTAATGGGTCGTTAA
- a CDS encoding PrkA family serine protein kinase: MNILDKVKNYREEENRLKWEGTFADYLNIIRERPEVAQTAHSRVYNMIKSSGVEERDGQKMYKFFGQEIFGLETAIERLVEEYFHPAARRLDVRKRILLLMGPVSGGKSTIVTLLKRGLEQYSRTDEGAVYAIKGCPMHEDPLHLIPHHLRNEFFEEYGIRIEGSLSPLNTMRLEKEYDGRIENVMIERITFSEDKRVGIGTFTPSDPKSQDIADLTGSIDFSTIGEFGSESDPRAYRFDGELNKANRGMMEFQEMLKLDEKFLWNLLSLTQEGNFKAGRFALISADELIVAHTNETEYRSFISNKKNEALHSRIIVMPIPYNLKVSQEEHIYEKMINESDMAHVHIAPHALKAAAIFSVLTRLEVPKKQGVDLIKKMRLYDGENVEGFNSVDLEELKKEFPNEGMNGIDPRYIINRISSAIIRKEIPSINALDVLRALKDGLDQHASISQEDREKYMNYIAVARKEYDEIAKNEVQKAFVYSYEESAKTLMNNYLDNVEAFCNKNKIYDPLTGEEMNPDEKLMRSIEEQIGISENAKKAFREEILIRISAYARKGKRFDYNSHERLREAIQKKLFADLKDIVKITTSSKMPDKSQLKKINEVVARLVDEHGYNTTSANELLQYVGSLLNR, encoded by the coding sequence ATTAACATTTTAGATAAAGTGAAAAACTATCGCGAAGAAGAAAACAGGCTGAAGTGGGAAGGAACATTTGCAGATTATTTAAACATCATTAGGGAAAGACCTGAAGTTGCTCAAACAGCCCATTCACGCGTCTACAATATGATAAAAAGTTCTGGTGTAGAGGAACGCGATGGGCAAAAAATGTACAAATTTTTCGGACAAGAAATTTTTGGGCTTGAAACAGCAATTGAAAGACTGGTGGAGGAATATTTCCATCCAGCAGCGCGCAGGTTAGATGTTAGAAAACGTATTTTATTATTAATGGGACCAGTTAGTGGTGGTAAATCAACAATCGTTACCTTACTGAAACGTGGATTAGAACAATATTCGCGAACAGATGAGGGTGCAGTTTACGCAATTAAGGGATGTCCAATGCATGAAGATCCACTCCATTTAATTCCACATCATTTGCGTAATGAGTTTTTTGAGGAATATGGTATTAGAATTGAAGGAAGTTTATCGCCTTTAAATACAATGCGTCTTGAAAAGGAATACGATGGGCGCATTGAAAATGTGATGATTGAACGTATTACGTTTTCAGAAGACAAACGTGTTGGTATTGGGACATTTACACCATCAGATCCTAAATCGCAGGATATCGCTGATTTAACAGGAAGTATTGATTTTTCCACAATAGGTGAATTTGGTTCAGAGTCTGATCCTCGTGCTTACCGCTTTGATGGGGAACTGAATAAGGCCAATAGAGGAATGATGGAATTCCAGGAGATGCTGAAGCTTGATGAAAAATTCTTATGGAATTTATTATCTTTAACACAGGAAGGGAATTTTAAAGCGGGAAGGTTCGCTTTAATTAGTGCAGATGAGTTAATTGTTGCCCATACAAACGAAACTGAATATCGATCATTTATTTCGAATAAAAAGAACGAGGCATTACATTCTCGAATTATCGTTATGCCCATTCCCTACAACCTAAAAGTTAGCCAGGAAGAGCATATTTATGAAAAGATGATAAATGAGAGTGATATGGCCCATGTCCATATTGCACCGCATGCTTTAAAGGCCGCAGCAATCTTTTCGGTTCTCACTCGATTGGAAGTACCGAAAAAACAAGGTGTGGATCTGATTAAAAAAATGCGCTTGTACGACGGAGAAAATGTGGAGGGATTTAATTCCGTTGACTTAGAGGAGCTGAAAAAAGAGTTCCCAAATGAAGGCATGAACGGTATTGATCCACGCTATATTATTAACCGTATTTCTTCTGCTATTATTCGCAAAGAGATACCATCAATAAATGCATTGGATGTTTTACGAGCATTGAAGGATGGATTGGATCAGCATGCGTCGATTTCTCAAGAGGATCGTGAAAAATACATGAATTACATTGCGGTTGCTCGTAAGGAATATGATGAAATTGCTAAAAATGAAGTACAGAAGGCTTTTGTGTACTCATATGAAGAATCGGCAAAAACATTGATGAACAACTACCTTGATAATGTAGAGGCATTTTGTAATAAAAATAAAATTTACGATCCTCTGACTGGGGAAGAAATGAACCCAGACGAAAAATTAATGCGCTCGATTGAGGAGCAAATTGGCATTTCAGAAAATGCTAAAAAGGCATTCCGTGAAGAGATTCTCATTCGAATTTCTGCCTATGCACGAAAAGGTAAACGTTTTGACTATAATTCTCATGAAAGATTGCGAGAAGCTATTCAAAAGAAATTATTTGCAGATTTAAAAGATATTGTGAAAATTACAACTTCTTCTAAAATGCCAGATAAATCGCAACTGAAGAAAATTAATGAGGTCGTTGCAAGGCTTGTTGATGAACATGGCTATAATACAACATCGGCAAATGAGTTGCTACAATATGTAGGAAGTTTACTCAATCGATAG